A single window of Fischerella sp. PCC 9605 DNA harbors:
- a CDS encoding phosphate-starvation-inducible PsiE family protein gives MRKLFQRIREASKDEKFMHLVENIEVIVSKILSLLMLVVIFVAILDLGIFLYKELFSTPYAKFNTTLFKIFGLFLNVLIALEILENITGYLKKHVLQVELVIVTSLIAVARKIIILDLDKVSGIDIIGLGIALLALSISYWIIRTTNAKH, from the coding sequence ATGAGGAAACTATTCCAGCGAATTCGGGAAGCCAGCAAAGATGAAAAATTTATGCACCTAGTTGAAAACATAGAGGTGATAGTCTCGAAAATTCTTTCTCTTTTGATGTTGGTGGTGATTTTTGTAGCGATACTTGATTTGGGTATTTTTCTGTATAAAGAATTATTTAGCACTCCATACGCTAAATTTAATACAACATTATTTAAAATTTTTGGCTTATTTTTAAATGTTTTGATTGCTTTGGAAATCTTGGAGAATATCACAGGTTATCTCAAAAAACATGTTTTACAAGTAGAATTAGTGATTGTAACTTCCTTAATTGCTGTAGCGCGTAAAATTATTATTCTAGATTTAGACAAAGTCTCGGGCATTGATATTATTGGTTTGGGAATAGCTCTACTTGCTCTTTCAATAAGTTATTGGATTATTCGTACCACCAACGCCAAACATTAG
- a CDS encoding MFS transporter, whose protein sequence is MLKGLLSFKGRYRILHLTWFAFFLSFVVWFNFAPFQTAVKEAIGLTEGQVRTIAICNVALTVPARIIIGMVLDKYGPRITYSLLLMYAAIPCIAFAMAQNFSQLVISRLALSIVGAGFVIGIRMVAEWFPPKEIGIAEGIYGGWGNFGSAAAAFTLPSIAVGTAFLAAGQINWRLAIALTGIIAAIYGVIYLLNAQDTPSGKVYQRPKRHGGMEVTSRKSFWLLMLMNIPLVGILGVLAWRIAQIGLLNQSQLLIVYLLLVGLYLFQAYKCWDVNHELMTGKKRYSLDDRYEFSQVALLELTYFVNFGSELAVVSMLPGFFETSFSLNKVLAGMIAASYAFMNLFARPGGGWVSDTLGSRRWTMTVLTAGMGISYLLMSGVNSNWWLPLAILLTMACSFFVQAGEGSTFAIVPLIKRRVTGQIAGNVGAYGNVGAVAYLTLYSFLPDGEVGNRIFFQTLGITALIVTFLCWFFLKEPKGSFAEHHEGEAPELAAEILPVFNEELK, encoded by the coding sequence ATGCTTAAAGGATTATTGTCATTCAAAGGCCGCTACCGCATCTTGCATCTGACTTGGTTTGCGTTCTTTTTATCATTTGTAGTTTGGTTTAACTTTGCCCCATTTCAAACAGCAGTAAAAGAAGCGATCGGTTTAACTGAAGGACAAGTCAGAACTATCGCTATCTGTAACGTTGCCCTGACCGTGCCAGCACGTATAATTATCGGTATGGTTTTAGACAAATACGGGCCGCGTATTACCTACTCACTGCTGCTGATGTATGCAGCTATTCCCTGTATTGCCTTTGCAATGGCACAGAACTTTAGCCAGTTGGTGATTAGTCGCTTGGCATTGAGTATTGTCGGCGCTGGTTTTGTCATTGGCATTCGTATGGTTGCCGAATGGTTTCCGCCAAAAGAGATTGGCATAGCTGAGGGAATCTATGGTGGCTGGGGTAACTTTGGTTCAGCAGCTGCGGCTTTTACCCTGCCTTCTATTGCTGTGGGAACAGCATTTCTAGCTGCTGGTCAAATCAACTGGCGTTTAGCGATCGCTCTGACTGGAATCATCGCCGCTATCTACGGAGTTATTTATCTACTCAACGCCCAAGATACTCCCTCTGGTAAGGTCTATCAGCGGCCTAAACGCCACGGTGGTATGGAAGTAACTAGCCGCAAAAGCTTTTGGCTACTGATGTTGATGAACATTCCCCTCGTCGGCATCTTAGGGGTATTAGCTTGGCGTATTGCTCAAATTGGTTTACTTAATCAAAGTCAATTGCTGATTGTCTACCTTCTGTTGGTTGGTTTGTACCTGTTCCAAGCCTACAAGTGCTGGGATGTGAATCATGAATTGATGACAGGTAAGAAGCGCTATTCTCTTGATGACCGTTATGAGTTTTCTCAGGTTGCTCTACTGGAACTAACCTACTTTGTTAATTTTGGTTCTGAGCTTGCTGTTGTTTCTATGCTTCCCGGATTTTTTGAGACAAGCTTCAGTCTAAACAAAGTGTTGGCAGGGATGATTGCCGCTAGCTATGCATTTATGAATTTGTTTGCACGTCCTGGTGGTGGCTGGGTTTCTGATACCTTAGGCAGCCGTAGATGGACAATGACTGTATTGACTGCTGGCATGGGCATTAGTTATCTACTGATGAGCGGAGTGAATAGCAATTGGTGGCTACCCCTAGCAATCCTTCTGACTATGGCTTGTTCTTTCTTTGTCCAAGCTGGGGAAGGTTCAACCTTTGCGATCGTGCCTCTGATTAAGCGGCGAGTTACTGGTCAAATTGCCGGAAATGTCGGTGCTTACGGCAATGTGGGAGCAGTAGCTTACCTCACTCTATACAGCTTTTTACCTGATGGTGAAGTTGGAAATCGAATCTTTTTCCAAACTTTGGGAATTACCGCGCTGATTGTTACTTTCTTATGCTGGTTCTTCCTTAAAGAACCAAAGGGCTCTTTTGCTGAACATCATGAAGGCGAAGCACCAGAACTGGCAGCAGAAATACTCCCCGTTTTTAACGAGGAATTAAAGTAG
- a CDS encoding molybdopterin oxidoreductase family protein produces the protein MTEITKTLCPYCGVGCGLEVSPPAQPGKATHRDSQGNPIWRVRGDKAHPSSQGMVCVKGATIAESLDKNRLHYPMVRDSLDREFRRVSWDEAFDVIVKRIQTVRFTQGPEAICMYGSGQFQTEDYYIAQKLLKGCLGSNNFDANSRLCMSSAVAGYIQSFGSDGPPCCYEDLELTDCAFLIGTNTAECHPIVFNRLEKHHKKNRKMKMIVVDPRRTPTAEAADLHLAIRPGTDIDLLNGIAHLLMRWGYIETGFIDECTSNFPAYAEVIRHYSPEVVAHQCGIDIKDLETAARYWGQSQRVLSLWSMGVNQSSEGTAKVRTIINLHLMTGQIGKLGAGPFSLTGQPNAMGGREAGGLAHLLPGYRLVKNPQHRAEVEDVWGLKRGQISPNPGLTAWDMITGLEDGTVGLLWIAATNPAVSMPDLERTKAALMRSPFTIYQDAYYPTETAAYAHVLLPAAQWSEKTGVMTNSERMVTLCPAFRRPPGEAKPDWEIFAEVGRRLGFVGEFAFANSAEVYAEFVKLTRDRPCDMTGLSHEQLRSQGPTQWPHPDEEMGRWGDGEKTSPHHKSLTTPSSKRLYTDLRFHTPDGRARFAAYHSRGLAEPPDPNYPFVLTTGRLYGHWHTQTRTGRIEKTRQMHPEPFIEIHPRDAAGLGITDRQLVEVRSRRGKARFATKITKAIAPGTVFVPMHWGALWADNAEANALTHPEFCPDSLQPELKACAVQLVPVTVELTVKDYLPASHTVLRGS, from the coding sequence ATGACTGAAATTACCAAAACTCTCTGTCCTTACTGTGGTGTGGGCTGTGGATTAGAAGTCTCGCCACCAGCGCAACCAGGCAAAGCAACTCATCGAGATAGCCAAGGCAACCCGATTTGGCGGGTGCGGGGCGACAAAGCCCATCCATCCAGTCAAGGTATGGTTTGCGTCAAAGGTGCAACGATCGCCGAGTCTTTAGATAAAAACAGACTGCATTATCCGATGGTGCGAGACTCCTTGGATCGGGAGTTCCGGCGTGTTAGTTGGGATGAAGCTTTTGATGTTATCGTCAAACGGATTCAAACCGTACGTTTCACTCAGGGCCCAGAAGCTATATGCATGTATGGTTCCGGTCAATTTCAAACCGAAGATTACTACATAGCCCAAAAACTTTTGAAAGGATGTCTGGGCAGCAATAACTTTGATGCTAACTCTCGCTTATGCATGTCTAGTGCTGTAGCTGGGTACATCCAAAGCTTTGGCTCAGATGGCCCTCCTTGCTGCTATGAAGACTTAGAGTTAACTGATTGTGCGTTTTTAATTGGCACCAATACGGCGGAATGTCACCCCATCGTTTTCAACCGATTGGAGAAACATCACAAAAAGAACCGCAAGATGAAAATGATTGTGGTCGATCCCCGTCGAACACCCACAGCAGAAGCAGCCGACTTGCATTTAGCGATTCGTCCCGGTACAGATATCGACTTATTGAATGGCATTGCTCACTTGTTGATGCGTTGGGGCTACATTGAAACTGGGTTTATTGACGAATGCACGAGTAACTTCCCCGCGTACGCCGAGGTGATTCGGCACTATTCTCCAGAAGTAGTGGCTCATCAATGTGGAATCGATATTAAAGATTTAGAAACAGCAGCTAGGTACTGGGGACAATCGCAACGGGTACTGTCCTTGTGGTCAATGGGTGTGAATCAATCCTCAGAAGGTACAGCGAAGGTCAGAACTATTATTAACCTGCACCTGATGACCGGACAAATAGGCAAGCTAGGGGCAGGGCCTTTTTCGCTCACAGGTCAGCCAAACGCAATGGGAGGAAGAGAAGCCGGAGGTTTGGCGCACTTATTACCTGGCTATCGCTTGGTGAAAAATCCCCAACACCGCGCTGAAGTAGAAGATGTTTGGGGTCTGAAGCGAGGGCAGATTTCGCCCAATCCTGGTCTGACGGCTTGGGATATGATTACTGGGTTGGAAGATGGCACTGTGGGCTTGCTGTGGATTGCTGCTACTAATCCGGCGGTGAGTATGCCGGACTTGGAGCGAACAAAAGCAGCGTTGATGCGATCGCCCTTTACTATCTACCAAGACGCTTATTACCCGACAGAAACAGCTGCTTATGCTCACGTCCTGCTACCAGCAGCCCAGTGGAGTGAAAAAACTGGCGTCATGACCAATTCTGAACGAATGGTGACGCTGTGTCCAGCATTTCGCCGACCACCAGGAGAAGCTAAACCAGATTGGGAAATCTTTGCCGAAGTTGGGCGTCGGTTAGGTTTTGTAGGAGAGTTTGCCTTTGCTAACTCCGCCGAAGTTTATGCAGAGTTTGTCAAACTGACTCGCGATCGCCCTTGCGATATGACAGGGTTAAGTCATGAACAATTGCGTTCACAAGGCCCTACTCAATGGCCGCACCCCGACGAAGAGATGGGGAGATGGGGGGATGGGGAGAAGACTTCACCCCATCACAAAAGTCTCACCACCCCATCATCTAAAAGGCTATACACCGATTTGCGCTTTCATACCCCTGATGGACGTGCCCGGTTTGCAGCCTATCACTCGCGGGGACTGGCAGAACCACCAGATCCTAATTATCCCTTTGTGCTGACAACTGGGCGACTTTACGGACATTGGCACACCCAGACGCGCACTGGTCGCATTGAAAAAACTCGCCAGATGCACCCCGAACCTTTTATTGAGATTCATCCCCGCGATGCTGCTGGGTTGGGAATTACCGATCGCCAGTTAGTGGAAGTGCGATCGCGCCGAGGCAAAGCTAGATTTGCGACGAAAATTACAAAGGCGATCGCACCTGGTACGGTGTTTGTCCCCATGCATTGGGGCGCACTGTGGGCAGATAACGCTGAAGCCAACGCCCTTACCCACCCAGAATTTTGCCCCGACTCACTGCAACCGGAATTAAAAGCTTGTGCAGTGCAGTTAGTACCAGTTACTGTAGAGTTAACAGTGAAGGATTATTTACCAGCTTCCCATACCGTTTTAAGGGGGAGTTAA
- a CDS encoding ABC transporter ATP-binding/substrate-binding protein (This model describes the ATP binding subunits of ATP-binding cassette (ABC) transporters for nitrate transport, or for bicarbonate transport, in bacteria and archaea.), with the protein MTTFVEIDHVDRVFNLPNGGKYIALKNIELKIKQGEFISLIGHSGCGKSTLLNIIAGLDRASVGGVTLEGREVRDPGPDRMVVFQNYSLLPWLTVRENIALAVDEVYQNKPKGDRNAIVEQHIEMVGLRHAAKKRPSELSGGMKQRVAIARALAIRPKLLLLDEPFGALDALTRGSLQEQLMKICNEHNVTCVMVTHDVDEALLLSDRIVMLTNGPEAHIGQILEVPIPRPRQRLEVVNHPSYYNLRNEMIYFLNQQKLLKKHKAKVEAPVIVSRNGLEKVNLEIGFLPLTDAAPLIVAKEKGLFADYGLEAVTLSREPNWTEIAKGVATGRLDAAQMVAGMPLALTLGAGGKTPICVVNALNLSRNANAITLSKRLYSEGVRNLADLKAAINASPDQVLTLGIVHPTSMLNLILRYWLAAGGIDPDRDISLTVVPPTQMVSQLKAGNIDGYCAGEPWNYLAVHEDVGFVAATALEIWSGQPKKVLGVREEWAQKYPETYLALVKTLLEACKYCDDLRNREEILDLICRPEYLDIDPAYARPGFIDPYDRGDGTQPQQLTAYNQFYVNKTNYPNRIELLWMVTQMARWGLVPFPKNWVEVIERVCRTDVFGAAARDLGLLDIGQDDPIHLFDGKVFNPSKPLEYLQSLEIKRQIRVEEVFI; encoded by the coding sequence ATGACTACTTTTGTTGAAATTGACCACGTCGATCGCGTATTTAATCTCCCCAATGGCGGTAAATATATCGCGCTGAAAAATATTGAACTGAAAATCAAACAAGGGGAATTTATTTCCCTGATTGGGCACTCTGGTTGTGGTAAATCTACCTTGCTTAATATCATTGCAGGTTTAGATAGGGCAAGTGTTGGGGGTGTGACTTTAGAAGGACGCGAGGTCAGAGATCCAGGGCCCGACCGGATGGTGGTGTTCCAAAATTACTCGCTGCTACCCTGGTTAACAGTGCGGGAAAACATCGCCCTAGCAGTTGATGAAGTTTATCAAAATAAGCCCAAGGGCGATCGCAATGCCATTGTTGAACAGCACATTGAGATGGTAGGGCTGCGTCACGCAGCGAAAAAACGTCCTAGCGAATTATCGGGTGGAATGAAACAACGGGTGGCGATCGCCCGTGCCCTCGCAATTCGTCCCAAGTTGTTACTGCTAGACGAACCCTTTGGGGCATTGGATGCCCTGACGCGGGGTAGCTTGCAAGAACAACTAATGAAAATCTGTAATGAACACAACGTCACCTGTGTGATGGTGACACACGATGTGGATGAGGCGCTATTGTTGAGCGATCGCATCGTCATGCTCACCAACGGCCCGGAAGCTCATATCGGGCAAATTTTGGAAGTGCCGATTCCCCGTCCCCGCCAACGTTTAGAAGTAGTCAATCATCCCAGCTACTACAATCTGCGGAATGAAATGATTTACTTCCTCAACCAGCAAAAACTCCTTAAGAAACACAAGGCTAAGGTTGAGGCACCAGTAATTGTATCCCGCAACGGTTTAGAAAAAGTCAATTTGGAAATTGGCTTTCTGCCCCTGACTGATGCTGCACCTCTAATCGTGGCTAAAGAAAAGGGCTTATTTGCTGATTACGGGTTAGAAGCAGTTACTCTCAGCCGCGAACCCAATTGGACAGAAATCGCCAAAGGTGTTGCTACTGGCAGACTAGACGCCGCCCAGATGGTCGCCGGTATGCCCCTTGCTCTCACCTTGGGCGCTGGTGGCAAAACACCGATTTGCGTAGTCAATGCCCTGAATCTCTCCCGTAACGCTAACGCCATTACCTTAAGCAAAAGATTGTACAGCGAAGGTGTCAGAAACCTAGCTGACTTAAAAGCCGCGATTAATGCCTCTCCCGACCAAGTTCTCACTTTGGGAATAGTGCATCCGACGTCAATGCTGAACTTAATTTTGCGTTACTGGCTAGCTGCTGGTGGCATCGATCCCGATCGGGATATCAGCCTCACGGTAGTACCACCAACACAAATGGTTTCCCAACTCAAAGCTGGAAATATTGACGGTTATTGTGCTGGCGAACCCTGGAACTACCTTGCTGTTCATGAAGACGTGGGCTTTGTTGCTGCTACTGCCCTAGAAATTTGGTCAGGACAGCCAAAAAAAGTGCTGGGAGTGCGGGAAGAGTGGGCGCAGAAGTATCCAGAAACTTACCTTGCCTTGGTCAAAACACTGCTAGAAGCTTGCAAATACTGTGACGATCTCCGCAACCGCGAAGAAATTCTGGATTTAATCTGCCGTCCCGAGTACCTTGATATCGATCCTGCATACGCCCGTCCCGGTTTTATCGACCCCTACGATCGCGGCGATGGCACTCAGCCTCAGCAACTCACAGCATATAACCAGTTCTATGTCAATAAAACCAACTATCCAAACCGCATTGAATTGCTGTGGATGGTTACTCAAATGGCGCGTTGGGGCTTAGTACCCTTCCCCAAAAACTGGGTGGAAGTGATTGAACGAGTCTGTCGCACAGACGTATTCGGTGCTGCTGCACGCGACCTCGGCTTGCTTGATATCGGACAGGATGACCCCATTCACTTATTTGATGGTAAAGTCTTTAACCCTTCCAAGCCGCTAGAGTATCTCCAAAGCCTGGAAATCAAACGCCAGATCCGCGTTGAAGAAGTATTTATTTAG
- a CDS encoding nitrate ABC transporter ATP-binding protein (This model describes the ATP binding subunits of ATP-binding cassette (ABC) transporters for nitrate transport, or for bicarbonate transport, in bacteria and archaea.) has product MRTLNGTSSKTNINQLQTQKAEDFLVIEGVNKIYPTPDGPHTVLDGVNLKVREGEFVCIIGHSGCGKSTLLNMVSGFNTPTDGVVLLQNNPITEPGPDRMMVFQNYCLLPWLSVFDNVYLAVDSVFPRKTQAEKRAIVKEHLAMVGLTEAADKKPSQISGGMKQRVAIARALSIRPQVLILDEPFGALDAITREELQEELLQIWREHRVTVLMITHDIDEALFLADRLVMMTNGPAANIGEVLNIPFARPRNRRRIMEDPEYYNLRNYALDFLYRRCAHSEE; this is encoded by the coding sequence ATGCGAACACTAAACGGAACTAGCAGCAAAACCAACATCAATCAACTGCAAACCCAGAAGGCAGAAGACTTTTTGGTTATTGAAGGCGTAAACAAAATCTATCCAACTCCTGATGGCCCTCACACCGTACTGGATGGAGTTAACCTCAAAGTTCGTGAAGGCGAATTTGTTTGCATTATCGGTCACTCTGGCTGCGGCAAATCAACCCTGCTGAATATGGTTTCCGGTTTCAACACGCCCACCGATGGCGTAGTTCTCCTGCAAAACAACCCCATCACCGAACCAGGGCCAGACCGGATGATGGTATTCCAGAACTACTGCCTGCTGCCTTGGCTGAGTGTATTTGATAATGTTTACCTGGCTGTTGATTCCGTTTTTCCTCGTAAAACCCAGGCAGAAAAACGAGCGATCGTCAAAGAACATTTAGCAATGGTGGGACTGACAGAAGCGGCTGACAAGAAACCCAGTCAGATTTCTGGTGGGATGAAGCAACGAGTAGCGATCGCCCGCGCCCTCTCCATCCGTCCCCAAGTTTTGATTTTGGATGAACCCTTCGGTGCATTGGATGCCATTACCAGAGAAGAACTGCAAGAAGAACTGCTGCAAATCTGGCGTGAACATCGAGTCACGGTATTGATGATTACTCATGACATTGATGAGGCACTTTTCCTTGCAGACAGGCTGGTGATGATGACTAACGGCCCTGCTGCCAATATCGGTGAAGTGCTAAATATTCCTTTCGCTCGCCCCCGCAATCGTCGCCGCATTATGGAAGATCCTGAGTACTACAACTTGCGGAACTATGCCCTTGACTTCTTGTATCGCCGCTGCGCTCACAGTGAAGAGTAG
- the ntrB gene encoding nitrate ABC transporter permease: MTATIGSRVIRKNPRKNINKIILKKVLPPIVAIAIFLVIWQLLCLNPNFKLPGPIETFSETWDPFIIDPFFDNGESDKGLGWQILSSLGRVGLGFSLAAIVGIALGIFIGANKLLYNAVDPIFQVLRTVPPLAWLPISLAAFQQANPSAIFVIFITSIWPILINTTVGVQQIPQDYINVARVLRLKGLKYFLKIVFPATVPYIFTGLRIGIGLSWLAIVAAEMLVGGVGIGSFIWDAYNTTTETNLSEIILALIYVGLVGLLLDRLVGFVASKVVPEEQK; this comes from the coding sequence ATGACAGCTACTATTGGGAGTCGTGTTATCAGAAAAAATCCCCGCAAGAATATAAATAAAATAATTTTGAAAAAAGTTCTGCCACCAATAGTAGCAATAGCTATTTTTTTGGTGATATGGCAACTACTTTGTTTAAACCCTAATTTTAAGTTGCCTGGCCCAATCGAAACCTTCTCAGAAACTTGGGACCCTTTTATCATCGATCCATTTTTTGATAATGGTGAAAGTGATAAAGGCTTAGGCTGGCAGATACTCAGTAGCCTGGGACGGGTTGGTCTAGGATTTTCTCTAGCAGCAATTGTCGGAATTGCGTTGGGAATCTTCATTGGCGCTAATAAATTACTCTACAATGCCGTAGACCCCATCTTTCAAGTGTTGCGAACTGTGCCGCCCTTGGCATGGCTACCGATTTCACTGGCAGCATTTCAACAGGCTAATCCTTCAGCAATTTTCGTAATTTTCATTACTTCTATTTGGCCAATTCTGATTAACACCACAGTAGGTGTGCAACAAATTCCTCAAGATTACATAAATGTTGCTAGAGTTTTACGACTCAAAGGGCTAAAGTATTTCTTAAAAATTGTCTTCCCTGCCACTGTTCCTTATATATTCACAGGATTAAGAATTGGCATTGGTTTATCTTGGCTAGCGATTGTCGCGGCTGAGATGTTGGTCGGCGGTGTAGGAATTGGTTCTTTTATTTGGGATGCTTACAACACTACTACGGAAACCAATCTGAGCGAGATTATCCTAGCGCTGATTTATGTTGGTTTGGTGGGTTTGTTGCTAGATAGATTGGTTGGTTTTGTAGCTAGTAAAGTTGTTCCTGAAGAACAGAAGTAG
- a CDS encoding nitrate reductase associated protein — protein sequence MSEFFQFEADFVNSLRCIPMQVRCKLDTCGIKLKLSDWNHMTQLERQNLVELPCTTESEIQAYRKYIQELILQRTGTPAAELPVEAHPAWMDASTVPSSVYEKAQEVGVTITTEYWSNITPLQRFALIKLSRPGHENKNFIPALKEFNLQ from the coding sequence ATGTCAGAATTCTTTCAATTTGAGGCGGATTTTGTTAATTCCCTGCGTTGCATTCCCATGCAGGTACGTTGCAAACTCGATACTTGTGGCATTAAGCTGAAATTATCAGATTGGAACCACATGACTCAATTAGAGCGTCAAAACTTAGTTGAATTACCTTGCACTACAGAATCTGAAATTCAGGCTTACCGCAAGTATATCCAAGAATTGATTTTACAACGCACGGGTACACCCGCCGCTGAATTGCCTGTTGAGGCTCATCCCGCATGGATGGATGCTAGTACTGTACCAAGTAGTGTTTATGAAAAAGCTCAAGAAGTAGGCGTTACTATCACTACTGAATACTGGTCAAATATCACTCCCTTGCAGCGTTTTGCCCTGATTAAACTTAGTCGTCCTGGGCATGAAAATAAAAACTTTATCCCGGCTTTGAAGGAATTTAATCTGCAATAA